A stretch of the Teredinibacter haidensis genome encodes the following:
- a CDS encoding PAS domain-containing sensor histidine kinase, with translation MDNKKTENKVSAAKNAFLIEDEWRQWLLQWPDGLIALGESGDVIWLSEKANEIIGWSLSAVEYKNVHDVLCIPVREFEHEACDCPLILVDEASSNTMNSTCWLDGSGEYISVDYRIIPILGNGLTHHLITFSENRQLQHNVAELEKFACFVDKNPAAIAEFDREGQMLFGNPAMQELLLGYGFDEQGRAKIFPPDLANICLRCCTQGQSITHVEIEAHSSWFSWHFHPLEEMDETTAIGYAFNATEQKQAQAHARITRAEARRDFYAKMMHELRTPLNAIVGYSDLILCRSAESLEEADTSALRGIKVAGLQLNELISDTLDISKIEAGKMTVELESFEMSSVVNDIHEQMSYLSEVNRLEYNVSYEEEMRVRSDKRKVRQILVNLVSNAIKYTKTGSVTVGLSIGSKGDTFIMRVADTGVGIPEEQISSLFQEYSQVRESQNRGIQGTGLGLALVDELVVVLEGSIDVQSTYGMGSTFTVVLPIAQSTECF, from the coding sequence ATGGATAATAAAAAAACCGAAAATAAAGTTAGTGCAGCAAAGAATGCTTTTCTTATAGAAGATGAATGGCGGCAATGGCTGTTGCAGTGGCCGGATGGTCTGATCGCGTTGGGAGAGAGTGGAGACGTTATATGGCTATCGGAAAAAGCCAACGAAATAATTGGCTGGTCTTTATCTGCAGTAGAGTACAAAAATGTCCATGATGTTCTCTGTATACCGGTGCGTGAGTTCGAGCATGAGGCATGTGATTGCCCGCTGATACTTGTCGATGAGGCATCGTCTAATACAATGAATTCTACTTGTTGGTTGGATGGTTCCGGTGAATATATCAGCGTCGATTATAGAATTATCCCTATTCTCGGAAATGGTTTAACCCATCACCTCATCACTTTCTCAGAAAACAGACAGCTGCAACACAATGTCGCCGAGCTGGAAAAATTCGCATGCTTTGTGGACAAAAATCCCGCCGCCATAGCCGAGTTTGACAGGGAGGGGCAGATGTTGTTTGGAAACCCGGCAATGCAGGAATTACTGTTGGGTTACGGCTTTGATGAGCAAGGGCGAGCAAAAATATTTCCACCGGATCTAGCAAATATCTGTTTGCGATGTTGCACTCAGGGGCAAAGTATTACCCATGTTGAAATAGAAGCGCATAGCAGCTGGTTTAGCTGGCATTTTCATCCTTTGGAGGAGATGGATGAAACGACTGCTATAGGGTATGCCTTTAATGCCACCGAGCAAAAACAAGCACAAGCGCATGCTCGTATTACTCGAGCAGAGGCGCGGCGGGATTTTTACGCGAAAATGATGCATGAACTTCGAACACCTTTAAACGCAATTGTCGGCTACTCCGATTTAATTCTGTGTCGATCAGCAGAAAGTTTGGAAGAGGCGGATACGAGCGCGTTACGCGGTATTAAAGTTGCCGGTCTTCAATTAAATGAATTGATTTCTGATACTTTAGATATTTCAAAAATCGAGGCAGGGAAAATGACGGTTGAACTCGAATCTTTTGAGATGTCTTCTGTTGTTAACGATATTCACGAGCAAATGAGCTATCTCTCGGAGGTTAACCGCCTCGAGTATAACGTGAGCTATGAAGAAGAGATGCGCGTGCGCAGCGACAAACGAAAAGTGAGACAGATATTGGTTAATCTCGTTTCCAACGCCATCAAATATACCAAGACGGGCAGTGTAACAGTTGGCCTGTCTATTGGTAGTAAAGGCGATACCTTCATTATGCGTGTCGCAGATACAGGAGTAGGAATACCCGAAGAACAGATTAGTAGCTTATTTCAGGAATACAGCCAGGTACGAGAAAGCCAGAATCGCGGAATACAGGGGACGGGTTTGGGACTCGCCTTGGTCGATGAGCTGGTCGTGGTGCTGGAGGGTTCTATCGATGTGCAAAGTACCTACGGGATGGGCAGCACGTTTACTGTTGTGCTGCCCATCGCTCAAAGTACTGAATGCTTCTAG
- a CDS encoding HD-GYP domain-containing protein has product MSSSRRIRAIAIDQLLPGMYVVKLDIPWIDSPFIKHTRIIKNSSEVAMLQKAGVKMLVVDLEKGVHPESPSKKTPVSNLEADEIRSASSFEQKSTSKPNIDTPVQALEREMHKARLIRSQIQTAVSQLNARLDSNQTVSLEELQPLIDDTVESLERNNQALLNLVHLSRKSQKLVDHSFSVFCLALNVAVTQGLPEEDRSALGLAALLHDSGWLQLPLNLMGKRSHYTPTEQRLVCSHLDIGLKMLGATTLSERVLRLVREHHERCDGSGYPAGLKGRQLHPAAKILAVVDSYDECIHQLTDKPGMLPTNALRLLYKEAEQGKFDPEVVAAFISLLGIYPVTSAVRLDTGEKAVVEQVFADAHLEPIIRVFYDSKNKVLADPFVIDLREGNDPKRKITELIEPGDPKDDFERKLFSVFE; this is encoded by the coding sequence ATGAGTTCAAGTCGTCGTATCAGGGCTATTGCAATTGATCAACTTTTGCCCGGCATGTACGTGGTAAAGCTTGATATCCCATGGATCGACAGCCCGTTTATAAAGCATACGCGGATTATTAAAAATTCCAGTGAAGTCGCGATGCTGCAAAAGGCTGGCGTTAAAATGTTGGTTGTCGACCTGGAGAAAGGGGTTCATCCCGAAAGCCCTAGTAAGAAAACACCGGTTTCAAATCTAGAAGCGGATGAAATCCGAAGTGCGTCCTCGTTTGAGCAAAAGAGTACTTCGAAGCCGAATATCGATACCCCAGTGCAAGCTTTAGAGCGGGAGATGCACAAGGCTCGCCTGATCCGTAGCCAAATACAGACCGCCGTTAGTCAATTGAACGCTCGGCTGGATAGCAATCAAACCGTTTCTTTGGAAGAGCTTCAGCCGCTAATTGATGACACGGTAGAAAGCCTTGAACGAAACAATCAGGCGCTGTTGAATCTTGTTCACCTGAGCAGGAAATCACAAAAGCTGGTTGATCATAGCTTTAGTGTTTTTTGCCTTGCGCTTAATGTAGCGGTTACTCAGGGGCTCCCCGAAGAGGATCGTTCTGCACTGGGTCTGGCCGCATTACTTCACGATAGCGGCTGGCTACAGTTACCGCTGAACCTTATGGGTAAGCGTTCGCACTACACGCCAACGGAACAGAGGCTCGTTTGCTCGCATTTGGATATAGGCCTGAAAATGCTGGGCGCTACTACGCTTTCCGAACGGGTCTTACGCCTTGTTAGAGAACATCATGAGCGTTGTGATGGCAGCGGCTATCCGGCCGGACTTAAGGGCAGGCAACTTCATCCTGCAGCAAAAATTCTTGCTGTTGTAGATTCCTATGATGAATGTATTCATCAGTTAACGGATAAGCCCGGCATGCTTCCGACAAACGCCTTGCGTTTACTGTACAAAGAAGCGGAGCAGGGTAAGTTTGACCCCGAAGTTGTGGCTGCTTTTATTAGTCTTTTGGGTATCTACCCAGTTACCAGTGCAGTAAGGCTTGATACCGGAGAGAAAGCGGTTGTTGAACAGGTTTTTGCCGATGCTCATTTGGAACCGATTATTCGGGTATTTTACGACAGCAAAAATAAAGTACTTGCTGACCCTTTCGTGATCGATTTGCGTGAGGGGAACGACCCAAAGAGAAAAATTACCGAATTAATTGAGCCTGGTGACCCGAAGGATGATTTCGAACGAAAGCTGTTTTCGGTATTTGAGTAA
- a CDS encoding 1,4-dihydroxy-2-naphthoate polyprenyltransferase, with protein MSNSAVPFPSKVQIFWLAIRPKTLPASLSPVLLGTASVPFEQLNWLLVICAFGCAVFLQITVNLANDFFDAKNGVDSDQRLGPVRVTQSQLASPMQMACGIVLFVLLSILCGLVLIVYSDWLMLGVGVLCVLAALGYSGGPYPIASHGLGEIAVLIFFGWVAVMGSFYIQTQSLNGQLFTLATALGLVLAAVMLVNNIRDIPTDRSAGKTTLAVRLGNKNSKVVFTGLFVVAAVLHCLAFTAFTNDYPIILTTVPIVLCFPFAHKICSKMWISEGAALNPLLASTAQLSMLYSVSTSLLLLIY; from the coding sequence ATGAGTAATTCCGCTGTACCCTTTCCCTCAAAAGTACAAATATTCTGGTTAGCCATACGCCCAAAGACCTTACCTGCATCGTTAAGCCCTGTTTTGCTGGGAACGGCCAGCGTACCTTTTGAACAACTAAACTGGCTGCTGGTTATCTGTGCTTTCGGCTGCGCCGTGTTTTTACAGATAACGGTGAATCTCGCAAACGATTTTTTTGACGCCAAAAATGGCGTAGATAGTGACCAACGCCTGGGCCCCGTCCGAGTAACACAATCACAACTGGCATCACCGATGCAAATGGCCTGTGGCATCGTTTTATTCGTGCTCCTCAGTATTCTTTGCGGCCTTGTATTGATCGTATACAGTGATTGGCTAATGCTCGGTGTCGGTGTTTTGTGTGTATTGGCTGCGCTAGGCTACAGCGGAGGCCCCTACCCCATTGCCTCTCATGGCCTGGGCGAGATAGCGGTGCTTATTTTCTTTGGCTGGGTTGCAGTTATGGGCAGCTTTTACATCCAGACCCAAAGCCTGAATGGGCAACTATTTACACTCGCCACGGCTCTAGGCTTGGTTCTCGCTGCAGTTATGCTTGTGAACAATATTCGCGACATACCCACAGACAGAAGCGCAGGCAAAACAACCCTCGCGGTACGTCTGGGCAATAAAAACAGTAAAGTGGTTTTTACTGGCTTATTTGTGGTCGCAGCGGTCTTGCACTGCCTCGCATTTACGGCCTTTACAAACGATTACCCCATTATTCTTACGACAGTACCTATTGTCTTGTGCTTCCCGTTTGCCCATAAAATCTGCTCCAAAATGTGGATTTCCGAAGGTGCGGCGCTAAACCCCCTACTCGCCAGTACAGCGCAGCTCAGTATGCTCTATAGTGTTAGCACAAGCCTTCTCCTCCTGATCTACTAA